One genomic region from Sulfuriflexus mobilis encodes:
- the aroK gene encoding shikimate kinase AroK yields MSKSNNIFLVGPMGAGKTSVGRQLAKAIHCEFFDSDSEIEARTGVNIPTIFDIEGEAGFRKREQQVIDELSQYEGIVLATGGGAILTAENRDYLKQRGTVVYLAASVEQLFKRTRRDRNRPLLQTENPRQRITELLELRDPLYRETADIILDTDGHNVRWVVDRILEKMPTEYRARH; encoded by the coding sequence ATGAGCAAGAGCAATAACATTTTCCTCGTCGGCCCGATGGGCGCAGGCAAGACCAGTGTTGGCCGACAACTAGCCAAGGCCATACACTGTGAATTTTTTGACAGCGACAGCGAGATCGAGGCACGCACCGGGGTCAATATCCCAACCATTTTCGATATCGAGGGCGAGGCCGGTTTCCGTAAACGGGAACAACAAGTAATTGATGAGCTCAGCCAGTATGAGGGCATCGTCCTGGCCACAGGGGGTGGCGCCATCCTCACCGCTGAAAACCGCGACTACCTGAAGCAGCGTGGCACCGTGGTCTACCTGGCCGCCAGCGTCGAGCAGCTCTTCAAACGCACCCGGCGCGACCGTAACCGCCCCCTGCTGCAAACCGAGAACCCCCGCCAACGTATCACCGAACTCCTCGAGCTCCGCGACCCGCTCTACCGGGAAACGGCCGATATTATCCTCGACACCGATGGTCATAACGTCCGCTGGGTCGTGGATCGCATACTCGAAAAAATGCCGACTGAATATCGCGCAAGACACTGA
- the pilQ gene encoding type IV pilus secretin PilQ family protein has protein sequence MSGSTYKTLRKLFTSLVTLSWLFLLPASAYAAATLDNISYSTLPGNKVQIKLSLSGETAEPISFTTDDPARIALTFADTNNKLAKKTQAIGVGVARSVTAVEAGGRTRVVLNLVRLVPYNVEKRGNDVFITLDTGGNSSGTSTASATPAAVAADTGSHDISNVDFRRGSKGEGRVVVTMSDPKTIVDLREEGGKIIADFLNAQLPEQLEQRLDVGDFATPVANIDTFKHGKNVRMVIEPGIAEYEHLAYQADNVLTIDVRQISKDKQAELKKKKFGYVGEKLSLNFQNIEVRSVLQLIADFTGLNLITSDTVQGNLTLRLKNVPWDQALDIILKTKGLSKRQTGSVILVAPTEEIAAREKLELESQKQIEELAPLRSEYIQVNYAKAADLAALLKAESNSLLSVRGNVSIDERTNTLLVQDTADKLAEIRILVGKLDIPIRQVLIESRVVVADDDFSKDLGVRFGIANREDNNPNTGSTNRVIAGNLTGTTDLLNFDTLTNTDGLNVNLPANNVNAASIALAIAKLPFGNLLQLELSALQEEGRGETISNPRVVTGNQKEAYIEQGTEIPYLEASSSGAATVSFKKAVLSLKVTPQITPDDRIIMDLTVTEDTLGALVPVGGGSVPSINTQEVTTQVLVDNGETVVLGGVYSRVQSERSERVPFFGDIPYVGFLFRNKAQTDDKRELLIFVTPKIIKDALQLN, from the coding sequence ATGAGTGGAAGCACATATAAAACACTGCGCAAGCTATTTACTTCACTGGTCACGTTAAGCTGGTTGTTCCTGCTACCGGCATCGGCCTATGCGGCGGCGACACTGGATAACATCAGTTATTCCACATTGCCGGGCAACAAGGTGCAGATAAAACTCAGCCTCTCTGGAGAAACCGCAGAGCCCATCAGCTTCACCACCGATGACCCTGCGCGCATCGCCCTTACCTTCGCTGATACGAACAACAAACTGGCGAAAAAGACCCAGGCCATCGGTGTCGGTGTGGCGCGTAGCGTCACGGCCGTAGAGGCGGGTGGTCGTACCCGCGTCGTACTCAACCTGGTGCGTCTCGTTCCATACAATGTTGAAAAACGCGGTAATGATGTTTTTATCACCCTCGATACCGGTGGTAACAGCAGTGGCACCAGCACCGCCTCCGCCACACCGGCTGCCGTCGCCGCAGATACCGGCTCGCATGATATCAGCAATGTGGACTTCCGCCGTGGCAGCAAGGGTGAGGGCCGCGTCGTCGTGACCATGTCCGACCCCAAGACCATTGTCGACCTGCGCGAAGAGGGGGGCAAGATCATTGCCGATTTCCTCAATGCCCAACTGCCCGAGCAACTCGAACAACGTCTGGACGTGGGTGACTTTGCCACCCCTGTCGCCAATATCGATACCTTCAAACACGGCAAGAATGTTCGCATGGTCATCGAGCCAGGTATTGCCGAGTATGAACACCTCGCCTATCAGGCCGATAATGTCCTGACCATCGACGTGCGCCAAATCAGCAAGGATAAACAGGCCGAGCTGAAGAAGAAAAAATTCGGTTACGTCGGTGAGAAACTCTCCCTGAACTTCCAGAACATCGAGGTCCGTTCGGTATTGCAACTGATTGCCGATTTTACCGGCCTGAACCTGATCACCAGTGACACAGTCCAGGGTAACCTGACCCTGCGCCTGAAGAATGTCCCCTGGGACCAGGCACTGGACATCATCCTCAAGACCAAGGGCCTGTCCAAGCGCCAAACCGGTTCCGTGATCCTGGTCGCGCCAACCGAAGAGATCGCCGCACGCGAAAAACTCGAACTCGAATCCCAGAAACAGATTGAGGAACTCGCACCGCTGCGTTCCGAGTACATCCAGGTCAACTATGCCAAGGCTGCGGATTTAGCTGCACTGCTCAAGGCAGAAAGTAACAGCCTGTTATCAGTGCGCGGCAATGTCAGCATCGACGAACGTACCAATACCCTGCTGGTTCAGGATACTGCTGACAAATTAGCAGAAATCCGTATCCTGGTGGGAAAACTCGACATCCCGATTCGCCAGGTCCTGATTGAGTCACGTGTAGTCGTGGCTGATGACGACTTCAGTAAGGACCTCGGGGTTCGCTTTGGTATTGCCAACCGCGAAGACAATAACCCGAACACCGGGAGTACTAATAGGGTCATTGCCGGTAACCTGACCGGGACAACTGATTTGCTGAACTTTGATACCCTGACCAATACCGATGGCCTGAACGTAAACCTGCCGGCAAACAATGTTAATGCGGCCTCGATTGCCCTGGCCATCGCCAAGCTACCCTTTGGCAACCTGCTGCAGCTGGAGCTCTCTGCCCTGCAGGAAGAGGGTCGTGGTGAGACCATTTCAAATCCCCGTGTCGTGACCGGTAACCAGAAAGAGGCCTATATCGAGCAGGGTACCGAGATCCCCTACCTTGAGGCCTCATCGAGTGGTGCGGCCACCGTTTCCTTCAAAAAGGCCGTGCTGAGCCTCAAGGTCACCCCACAGATCACACCGGATGACCGCATCATCATGGACCTGACCGTCACCGAAGACACGCTTGGCGCACTCGTCCCCGTCGGTGGTGGTTCGGTACCGAGTATTAATACCCAGGAAGTCACTACCCAGGTACTGGTTGATAATGGTGAAACCGTCGTCCTCGGCGGTGTCTATAGCCGCGTCCAGTCCGAGCGTAGCGAACGAGTACCTTTCTTTGGCGACATTCCATACGTGGGTTTTCTCTTCCGTAACAAGGCGCAAACGGATGATAAGCGTGAACTGCTGATCTTCGTCACGCCGAAGATCATCAAGGATGCCTTACAGCTGAATTGA
- a CDS encoding pilus assembly protein PilP has product MSTPKHFTHALLITTMAGLVSACGGSNHQDLQNFVDTTKKQAQQSSSVEPLPDIKPYETYLYKADSKRDPFTPTLVIDETTETATGDGIHPDPNRRKEALENYPLDSLRMVGTLQREDQLWAIVKVINDPDGGIHRVITGNYMGQNHGQIVRISEEQIELVEIIPNGLGGWRESESSIALSEE; this is encoded by the coding sequence ATGAGTACGCCAAAACATTTCACACATGCCCTGCTGATCACTACGATGGCCGGACTTGTCAGCGCCTGTGGCGGTAGCAACCACCAGGACCTGCAAAATTTTGTCGACACGACAAAAAAGCAGGCACAGCAATCTAGCTCTGTCGAACCGCTACCCGACATCAAGCCTTATGAAACCTATCTGTATAAGGCAGACAGCAAACGTGACCCGTTTACGCCTACCCTGGTTATTGACGAGACCACCGAAACAGCGACAGGCGATGGTATTCATCCGGACCCGAATCGGCGCAAAGAGGCCCTGGAAAACTATCCATTGGACTCCTTGCGCATGGTCGGCACGCTGCAACGCGAGGATCAGCTATGGGCCATCGTCAAGGTCATCAATGACCCGGATGGTGGCATCCATCGTGTCATCACCGGTAATTACATGGGCCAGAATCATGGTCAAATCGTTCGTATCTCTGAAGAGCAAATTGAACTCGTAGAAATCATTCCGAATGGACTTGGGGGTTGGCGTGAAAGCGAATCCTCCATCGCCCTGAGCGAAGAATGA
- a CDS encoding type 4a pilus biogenesis protein PilO yields the protein MNLNDLNELDFQDMGNWPLPAKAIAIAFLCILILFAGYWFDTKDQQAEIERLEQKEQQLKQDFMTNARKAASLELYKQQMLDMQQSFGAMLKQLPSKTEVAELLVDISQTGLASGLEFELFQPTAEIPLEFYAELPIKLRVTGQYHEFGNFVSGIAALPRIVTLHDFSIKPAGSKLVMEATAKTYRYLDEEEEAKGAAK from the coding sequence ATGAACCTGAATGACCTCAATGAACTCGATTTTCAGGATATGGGCAATTGGCCACTGCCGGCCAAGGCTATCGCCATTGCCTTCCTGTGTATTTTGATACTGTTTGCCGGTTACTGGTTTGATACCAAAGACCAACAGGCTGAGATTGAACGTCTTGAGCAAAAAGAACAGCAGCTTAAACAGGACTTCATGACCAACGCCCGCAAGGCGGCCAGCCTCGAACTCTATAAGCAACAAATGCTTGATATGCAGCAGTCATTCGGTGCCATGCTCAAACAACTGCCAAGCAAGACCGAGGTGGCTGAATTGCTGGTCGATATCTCACAAACCGGCCTCGCCAGCGGCCTCGAGTTCGAATTGTTCCAGCCAACCGCCGAGATACCGCTCGAGTTCTATGCCGAGTTGCCCATCAAGCTGCGCGTGACCGGCCAATACCATGAGTTTGGTAATTTTGTCAGCGGCATCGCTGCACTGCCACGTATCGTGACCTTGCATGACTTCAGTATTAAGCCCGCTGGCAGCAAACTGGTCATGGAGGCAACGGCAAAGACTTATCGTTACCTTGATGAAGAGGAAGAAGCGAAGGGGGCCGCGAAATGA
- a CDS encoding PilN domain-containing protein, with translation MARINLLPWREELRQERQKQFQMVAGLAAVLMLAIIMLVHIRMGAVIDNQVSRNSYLENEIKILDKRIKEIKDLEKAKARLLARMDIIQQLQGSRPQVVHVFDELVTTLPDGVYLTNISNKGSAISLDGFAQSNARVSSYMRKVDSAAWLTDPRLNVIEAKDQKGQRISKFILKVQQTTPGNQATGEGVQ, from the coding sequence ATGGCAAGGATTAACCTGCTGCCGTGGCGCGAGGAACTGCGCCAAGAACGGCAAAAACAATTTCAAATGGTCGCTGGTCTGGCCGCCGTCCTCATGTTGGCCATTATTATGCTGGTGCATATCCGTATGGGTGCCGTGATCGATAATCAAGTATCGCGTAATAGCTACCTTGAGAACGAAATCAAGATACTGGACAAGCGCATCAAGGAGATCAAGGACCTCGAAAAGGCAAAGGCACGGCTGCTGGCGCGCATGGACATTATCCAGCAATTGCAGGGCAGCCGCCCACAAGTCGTGCACGTCTTTGATGAACTGGTCACCACATTACCGGATGGTGTTTACCTGACCAATATTAGTAATAAGGGCTCTGCGATTAGCCTGGATGGTTTTGCCCAGTCCAATGCCCGCGTCTCGTCTTATATGCGCAAGGTAGACAGTGCCGCCTGGCTGACCGACCCGCGCCTGAATGTGATTGAGGCCAAAGATCAAAAAGGGCAACGCATCAGCAAATTTATCCTCAAGGTTCAGCAGACCACGCCGGGTAACCAGGCAACCGGGGAGGGCGTTCAATGA
- a CDS encoding pilus assembly protein PilM — MAFSSLFQKKQPPLLGLDISSTAVKLLELSQSGGRYRVESYAVEPLPLNSVVEKTISDVEAVGEAIKRAVKRSGSKTKNAAVAVAGSAVITKIISMPASLSDEDMASQIELEADQYIPYPLEEVNIDFEIMGKSENDDERVDVLLAASRSENVDVRIAACEIGGLKAAVVDVEAYAMENAAGLLASQLPERGAGKTVAIIDIGATMTTLSVLHDNKIIYTREQVFGGKQLTEEIQRRYGLSYEEAGMAKRQGGLPDNYVPEVLEPFKEAMAQQVSRSLQFFFSSSQYNSVDHIVLAGGSASIAGVDELIEAKLGTNTTVANPFANMSLSPRVKAQTLSNDAPALMISCGLALRSFD; from the coding sequence GTGGCGTTCTCAAGTCTGTTCCAGAAAAAGCAGCCCCCGTTACTGGGGCTCGATATCAGCTCCACGGCGGTGAAGTTGCTGGAGTTGAGCCAGTCGGGTGGTCGCTACCGCGTGGAGAGCTACGCCGTCGAGCCGCTGCCCTTAAATTCCGTGGTTGAAAAGACCATTAGTGATGTCGAGGCCGTTGGCGAGGCCATAAAGCGAGCCGTGAAACGCTCTGGCTCGAAGACCAAAAACGCCGCCGTGGCCGTGGCCGGCTCGGCCGTCATCACCAAGATTATCTCCATGCCCGCCTCGCTGTCAGATGAGGATATGGCCAGCCAGATCGAGCTGGAGGCCGACCAGTACATCCCCTACCCGCTCGAAGAGGTGAATATCGACTTTGAGATCATGGGCAAGTCCGAAAATGACGATGAACGTGTCGACGTCCTGCTTGCCGCCTCGCGCAGTGAAAACGTCGATGTACGTATCGCCGCTTGCGAGATCGGCGGCCTGAAGGCGGCGGTTGTCGATGTCGAGGCCTATGCCATGGAAAATGCCGCCGGCTTGCTCGCCAGCCAGTTGCCGGAACGTGGCGCCGGCAAGACCGTGGCCATTATTGATATCGGCGCGACCATGACCACGCTCAGCGTGCTGCATGACAACAAGATCATTTATACCCGCGAGCAGGTGTTTGGTGGCAAGCAACTCACCGAGGAAATTCAACGTCGTTATGGCCTGTCTTATGAAGAGGCCGGTATGGCCAAGCGCCAGGGCGGACTGCCGGATAACTATGTGCCGGAAGTCCTCGAGCCCTTCAAGGAGGCCATGGCGCAACAAGTCAGTCGCTCACTGCAATTCTTCTTCTCTTCAAGCCAATATAACAGTGTCGATCACATTGTCCTGGCTGGTGGCAGTGCCTCAATTGCCGGGGTCGATGAATTGATTGAAGCCAAACTTGGCACGAATACCACTGTCGCCAACCCGTTTGCGAATATGTCACTGTCCCCCCGGGTCAAGGCACAGACGCTGAGTAACGATGCACCGGCTTTGATGATTTCCTGCGGTCTGGCTTTAAGGAGTTTTGACTAA
- a CDS encoding penicillin-binding protein 1A, with protein MKFFLKFLRLSLIGLFSAFTLGVVATAAAYLYLAPQLPSIESLKDVRLQTPLRVHSRDGGLIAEFGEKKRAPLKFEEAPDLMLKAILAAEDNRFYEHPGVDYQGILRAVVHLIKTGQKGQGGSTITMQVARNFFLSREKTYLRKISEIFLALKIERELSKQDILELYLNKIYLGHRSYGVAAAAQVYYGKNINDLSVPQVAMIAGLPKAPSRYNPITNIRRATIRRDYVLGRMFELGFIGKQDYEQAVASVDNARLHGQSVELAAPYMAEMVRAEMYERYGQEAYTSGYRVYTTLDTRLQRYADNAVHRNLLEYDQRHGYRGVEGHMTFSPELLAALPPIESPTLNKPKGLDSTPVVIKTLSEALIEPLRAELNQRQISGDLLPAVVLHLEDQAASVIRENGEVIRIDWNGLKWARRFEDENTRGPALRFAADILRQGDVIRIRKDVQGNWQLAQLPNVSGALVTLDPEDGAIQALIGGFDYYLSKFNLATQARRQPGSNIKPFIYSAALENGFTAASLINDAPVVFEDQGLENTWRPENYSGKFFGPTRLRVALTNSRNLVSIRLLRAIGIKTAISYLQQLGFDTDRLPKNLSLALGSASFTPLEVASAYAILANGGYRVEPYFIERIEDSEGNIIFQHEPLRVCRECEKIRAETEPRADTDKPAGTQPDGLGEESGAKPAAVAPRVMTAQTNYIMRTILRDVILLGTGRRALSIGRRDLAGKTGTTNDQKDAWFSGFSSTLVTTAWVGFDKHEPLGKRETGASAALPMWVYFMENAMKGVPEKQVEMPAGLVTIRVDPETGLLAAQGQENAIFETFRSDNVPKQTVEVNKGAGPVHETASPPSAIPEQLF; from the coding sequence ATGAAATTTTTCCTTAAATTCCTTCGCCTTAGCCTTATCGGGCTGTTCAGCGCCTTTACACTCGGCGTGGTCGCGACTGCGGCGGCCTATTTATATCTGGCACCACAGCTACCTTCTATAGAGTCATTGAAGGATGTGCGCCTGCAGACCCCTCTGCGGGTCCACTCGAGGGACGGCGGCCTTATCGCCGAGTTTGGCGAAAAGAAACGGGCCCCCCTGAAATTCGAAGAGGCCCCTGACCTGATGCTTAAGGCCATCCTTGCCGCCGAGGATAACCGCTTTTATGAACACCCCGGCGTCGACTACCAGGGTATTTTGCGTGCCGTGGTGCATTTAATTAAGACCGGCCAGAAAGGTCAGGGGGGCAGTACCATCACCATGCAGGTGGCGCGTAACTTTTTCCTCTCCCGCGAGAAGACCTACCTGCGCAAAATCAGTGAGATATTCCTGGCCCTGAAGATAGAACGTGAACTGAGCAAGCAGGATATTCTCGAGTTATACCTGAACAAAATCTACCTGGGACATCGTTCCTATGGCGTGGCGGCTGCCGCCCAGGTATATTATGGTAAGAATATCAATGATTTATCAGTCCCTCAGGTGGCCATGATAGCCGGTCTGCCAAAGGCCCCCTCGCGCTACAATCCGATCACGAATATTCGCCGCGCCACCATCCGCCGCGATTATGTCCTTGGCCGCATGTTCGAGCTGGGTTTTATCGGCAAGCAGGACTATGAGCAGGCCGTGGCCAGTGTCGACAACGCCCGTCTGCACGGGCAGAGCGTGGAACTGGCCGCCCCCTACATGGCCGAGATGGTGCGGGCCGAAATGTATGAACGTTATGGCCAGGAGGCCTATACATCGGGCTACCGCGTCTACACCACCCTGGACACCCGCCTGCAGCGCTATGCCGACAACGCCGTGCATCGCAATCTGCTCGAATATGATCAGCGCCACGGCTATCGGGGTGTAGAGGGGCATATGACGTTTAGCCCCGAGTTATTGGCCGCCTTGCCGCCTATTGAGTCGCCAACGCTGAACAAACCAAAAGGTCTGGATTCCACGCCGGTAGTCATTAAGACCTTATCGGAAGCACTTATCGAGCCGCTACGGGCAGAGCTGAACCAGCGCCAGATCAGCGGCGACCTGCTACCTGCCGTGGTACTGCATCTGGAAGACCAGGCGGCCAGTGTTATACGCGAGAACGGCGAGGTGATCCGCATCGACTGGAACGGCCTGAAGTGGGCGCGCCGCTTTGAGGATGAAAACACCCGTGGCCCGGCACTGCGGTTTGCCGCAGACATCCTCCGCCAGGGGGACGTGATACGCATTCGCAAAGACGTACAGGGTAACTGGCAGTTGGCGCAGCTGCCGAATGTCAGCGGTGCACTGGTGACCCTGGACCCGGAGGACGGTGCCATCCAGGCCCTGATCGGCGGTTTTGATTATTACCTGAGCAAGTTTAATCTGGCGACCCAGGCGCGCCGCCAGCCGGGCTCCAATATCAAGCCGTTTATTTACTCAGCGGCACTGGAAAACGGCTTTACCGCCGCGAGCCTGATTAACGATGCGCCGGTCGTATTTGAAGACCAGGGGCTGGAAAATACCTGGCGACCTGAGAACTACAGCGGCAAGTTCTTTGGGCCGACACGCCTGCGCGTCGCCCTGACCAATTCACGTAATCTTGTCTCGATTCGTCTGTTACGCGCTATCGGAATTAAAACTGCCATCAGTTACCTGCAGCAGCTGGGTTTTGATACCGACCGGTTACCGAAGAACCTTTCACTGGCGCTTGGCAGTGCCTCCTTTACACCACTGGAAGTGGCAAGCGCCTACGCGATTCTTGCCAATGGCGGCTATCGGGTTGAACCGTATTTTATTGAGCGCATTGAAGACAGCGAGGGCAATATTATTTTTCAGCATGAGCCACTCCGGGTCTGCCGTGAATGTGAAAAGATACGTGCCGAGACAGAACCCAGGGCAGATACAGACAAGCCTGCCGGCACGCAACCGGACGGGCTTGGTGAAGAGAGCGGGGCAAAGCCAGCAGCTGTTGCGCCACGCGTCATGACAGCGCAGACCAATTACATCATGCGCACCATCCTGCGTGACGTGATCTTGCTGGGCACCGGGCGGCGTGCCCTGTCTATCGGTCGACGAGACCTGGCCGGCAAGACCGGCACCACCAATGATCAGAAAGATGCCTGGTTTTCGGGCTTCAGCAGCACCCTGGTCACTACGGCATGGGTGGGTTTTGATAAACACGAGCCATTGGGTAAACGCGAAACCGGTGCCAGTGCCGCACTGCCGATGTGGGTATACTTTATGGAGAACGCCATGAAGGGTGTCCCGGAAAAACAGGTCGAGATGCCAGCCGGTCTGGTCACTATCCGGGTTGACCCGGAGACCGGTCTACTCGCTGCACAGGGACAGGAAAACGCTATCTTTGAAACCTTCCGTAGCGATAATGTACCCAAGCAGACGGTTGAGGTAAACAAGGGGGCGGGTCCGGTTCATGAAACAGCCAGCCCGCCATCGGCAATACCGGAACAGCTGTTTTAA
- a CDS encoding DUF4124 domain-containing protein — protein MVRSIIILLLCLTGRAQAGPIYHSTDTQGRSVYSDSAPDRPHDEVIIEQTNDYDWHQFDYTPPKARKKKKHKAKRKKKTAPKLSFDQLRSKCQTARYRYQNYRGRGGNDDWGKYKAKLIKYSEKRDYWCSRYLRRK, from the coding sequence ATGGTCCGCTCAATCATTATTCTATTGCTGTGCCTGACCGGCCGCGCCCAGGCCGGCCCCATCTATCATTCCACCGATACCCAGGGTCGCAGTGTCTATAGCGATAGCGCGCCTGACCGTCCACATGATGAGGTCATTATTGAACAAACCAATGATTATGACTGGCATCAGTTTGACTACACCCCACCGAAGGCGCGCAAGAAGAAAAAACACAAGGCAAAACGTAAAAAGAAGACCGCGCCAAAACTGAGTTTTGACCAGTTACGCAGCAAGTGCCAGACGGCCAGATACCGGTATCAGAATTATCGTGGTCGCGGGGGTAATGATGACTGGGGGAAATACAAGGCCAAGTTGATTAAATATTCTGAGAAGCGGGATTATTGGTGTAGTCGATATTTGAGAAGAAAATAG
- a CDS encoding malic enzyme-like NAD(P)-binding protein gives MPEDLKTAALRYHAEPKPGKIATAVSKACATQEDLSLAYTPGVAAPCREIQADAENAYLYTGKGNLVAVITDGTAVLGLGNIGALAGKPVMEGKAVLFKRFADIDCFDIEVDADNPDDFVDTVARIASGFGGINLEDIAAPHCFDIEKRLIEKLDIPVFHDDQHGTAIIITAGLKNALALQGKTFAEARVVCLGAGAAGIAAMHMLVAMGTPRENILLCDRKGVVHAGRDDLNAQKQAFASGHSERTLEEAMRGADVFIGVSGPNLVTPAMITSMASKPVVFALSNPDPEISPADAMAARDDLIMGTGRSDYPNQVNNVLGFPFIFRGALDVRAREINAPMKVAAVNALAALSREAVPAEVIKAYGGKAMQFGPDYIIPKPLDPRLKDFVSAAVARAAVDSGVAGLPYPADYPK, from the coding sequence ATGCCCGAAGACTTAAAGACCGCCGCCCTGCGTTATCACGCCGAGCCCAAGCCCGGTAAAATCGCAACCGCCGTGAGCAAGGCCTGTGCCACGCAGGAGGACCTGTCACTGGCCTATACCCCGGGCGTGGCCGCACCCTGTCGCGAGATCCAGGCCGATGCCGAGAATGCCTACCTCTATACCGGCAAGGGCAACCTCGTTGCCGTGATCACCGATGGTACGGCCGTGCTCGGCCTCGGCAATATCGGCGCACTGGCCGGCAAACCGGTCATGGAGGGCAAGGCGGTGTTGTTCAAGCGCTTTGCCGACATCGACTGTTTTGATATCGAGGTCGACGCCGACAACCCGGATGACTTTGTCGACACCGTGGCGCGTATCGCCTCCGGCTTTGGCGGCATCAACCTTGAGGATATCGCCGCCCCGCACTGTTTCGATATCGAAAAACGCCTGATAGAAAAGCTCGATATCCCGGTCTTCCACGATGACCAGCACGGTACGGCCATTATCATTACCGCCGGCCTGAAAAATGCCCTCGCGTTGCAGGGCAAGACCTTCGCCGAGGCCCGTGTGGTCTGCCTCGGTGCCGGTGCCGCCGGGATCGCCGCCATGCACATGCTCGTCGCCATGGGCACGCCCAGGGAAAACATCCTGCTGTGTGACCGCAAGGGCGTGGTACACGCCGGCCGCGATGACCTGAATGCACAAAAGCAGGCCTTCGCCAGCGGCCACTCGGAACGCACACTCGAGGAGGCCATGCGCGGGGCCGATGTCTTTATCGGTGTCTCCGGCCCGAACCTCGTTACCCCGGCCATGATCACGAGCATGGCCAGCAAACCGGTTGTATTCGCCCTGTCTAACCCCGACCCGGAAATCAGCCCGGCCGATGCCATGGCCGCGCGCGATGACCTCATCATGGGTACCGGCCGCTCGGATTATCCCAACCAGGTCAACAATGTGCTCGGCTTCCCGTTCATCTTCCGCGGCGCGCTCGACGTGCGTGCCCGCGAGATCAATGCGCCGATGAAGGTGGCGGCCGTCAACGCACTGGCCGCACTCAGTCGTGAGGCCGTGCCGGCAGAGGTCATCAAGGCCTATGGTGGCAAGGCCATGCAGTTTGGCCCTGATTACATCATCCCCAAGCCGCTCGACCCGCGCCTGAAAGACTTTGTCTCCGCCGCGGTGGCGCGTGCCGCCGTCGACAGCGGCGTCGCCGGGCTGCCCTACCCGGCCGACTACCCTAAGTAA